Proteins encoded within one genomic window of Tabrizicola piscis:
- the cbiE gene encoding precorrin-6y C5,15-methyltransferase (decarboxylating) subunit CbiE: protein MGNPWDNPWLTLIGLGEDGPEGLSPASHEALRRAEVIFGGPRHLALVGAAGRGQAWPVPFDTGPVLALRGRAVVVLASGDPFWFGAGGSLMAQLQPGEWVSHPALSTFQLAANRLGWRLEEVLCLGLHAAPFARLRPVLGRGVRAICTLRDGAAVGELAAWLAANGHASARLVVLERLGGPSERITFGVPDAASAPVSVAIEASDPGLPRASGLDDALFDHDGQITKRPVRALTLSALAPLSGEVLWDIGAGSGSVGIEWLLAGGARVVALEADPVRAARARGNAAAFGLAHRYDLVDARVPEGLDGLPVPDAVFVGGGASETVLGRLWEVIPAGCRLVMNAVTLETEALVLGWSARHGGSLLKIELSEPAAIGRKRGWRSSLPILQWSVVR, encoded by the coding sequence ATGGGTAATCCTTGGGATAATCCCTGGCTGACCCTGATCGGGCTGGGTGAAGATGGACCGGAGGGCCTGTCGCCCGCAAGCCATGAAGCACTGCGCCGGGCGGAGGTGATCTTTGGCGGGCCGCGACATCTGGCGCTGGTCGGCGCTGCGGGGCGGGGGCAGGCGTGGCCGGTGCCGTTTGACACAGGGCCGGTGCTGGCGCTGCGGGGGCGGGCGGTTGTGGTGCTGGCGTCGGGCGATCCGTTCTGGTTTGGGGCGGGCGGCAGCCTGATGGCGCAACTGCAGCCGGGGGAATGGGTGTCACATCCCGCCTTGTCCACCTTCCAGCTGGCCGCGAACCGTTTGGGTTGGCGGCTGGAGGAGGTGCTCTGCCTTGGCCTGCATGCCGCCCCCTTTGCCCGGCTGCGCCCGGTGTTGGGGCGGGGGGTGCGGGCGATCTGCACCTTGCGCGACGGGGCGGCGGTGGGGGAACTGGCGGCCTGGCTTGCCGCGAACGGTCACGCTTCGGCGCGGCTGGTGGTTTTGGAACGGCTGGGTGGGCCGTCAGAACGGATCACCTTCGGGGTCCCTGACGCGGCAAGCGCCCCGGTTTCGGTGGCCATCGAGGCCAGTGATCCCGGACTGCCACGTGCCTCGGGCCTGGACGATGCCTTGTTTGACCATGACGGGCAGATCACCAAGCGTCCGGTGCGCGCGCTGACCCTGTCGGCGCTGGCCCCCCTGTCGGGGGAGGTGCTTTGGGACATCGGCGCGGGGTCTGGGTCGGTCGGGATCGAATGGCTGCTGGCGGGCGGGGCGCGCGTGGTGGCGCTGGAGGCGGACCCGGTGCGCGCCGCGCGGGCGCGGGGGAATGCGGCGGCATTTGGCTTGGCGCATAGGTATGATCTGGTGGATGCGCGGGTGCCGGAGGGGCTGGACGGTTTGCCGGTCCCGGATGCCGTGTTCGTCGGGGGCGGGGCGTCAGAGACCGTGCTGGGGCGGCTGTGGGAGGTGATACCCGCGGGCTGCCGGTTGGTGATGAACGCAGTGACGCTGGAGACCGAGGCGCTGGTGCTGGGCTGGTCGGCGCGGCACGGGGGGAGCCTTCTGAAGATCGAGTTGTCCGAGCCCGCCGCCATCGGCCGCAAGCGCGGCTGGCGGTCCAGCTTGCCAATCCTGCAATGGAGCGTGGTGCGATGA
- a CDS encoding cobalamin biosynthesis protein, whose translation MERGAMIVAGFGFRSGATTGALQDALARAGGAAGVTHLATAAAKAEGLAGLSAALGLPVVSLEPEALAEQAVMTQSDRVAALYCTGSVAEAAALAAAGPGARLRGPRAVSADGTATAAIAEGLA comes from the coding sequence ATGGAGCGTGGTGCGATGATCGTCGCGGGGTTCGGGTTCCGGTCCGGCGCGACCACGGGCGCGCTGCAGGACGCGCTGGCGCGGGCAGGAGGGGCGGCGGGGGTGACACATCTGGCGACTGCGGCCGCGAAGGCGGAGGGGTTGGCCGGCTTGTCGGCGGCGCTGGGGCTGCCTGTGGTGTCGCTGGAGCCAGAGGCGCTGGCCGAGCAGGCGGTGATGACGCAGTCCGACCGCGTGGCGGCGTTGTATTGCACGGGGTCGGTGGCAGAAGCGGCGGCGCTAGCGGCGGCGGGGCCGGGGGCGCGATTGCGGGGGCCGCGGGCGGTGTCGGCGGACGGGACGGCGACGGCGGCGATTGCGGAGGGGCTGGCGTGA
- the cobM gene encoding precorrin-4 C(11)-methyltransferase: MTVHFIGAGPGAADLLTLRGRDLIAASPVCLYAGSLVPEGVLAHCPPGCRIVNTAPLSLDEIMAEIAVAHAAGQDVARLHSGDLSVWSAMGEQLRRLRDLGIPYDVTPGVPSFAAAAAALGVELTLPGLAQSVVLTRVEGRATQMPERETLAAFGATGATLALHLSVHLIDKLVAELVPHYGADCPVAVVWRASWPDQRVIRATLATLQGAVPEEVERTALILIGPALAQEGFEESRLYAGDYDRRYRPVGTHPRFPGTGS, from the coding sequence ATGACGGTCCATTTCATCGGGGCGGGGCCGGGGGCGGCGGATCTGCTGACGCTGCGGGGGCGGGATCTGATTGCCGCGTCTCCGGTCTGTCTCTATGCGGGCTCGCTGGTGCCGGAGGGGGTGCTGGCGCATTGTCCGCCGGGGTGTCGGATCGTGAACACGGCACCCTTGTCGCTGGATGAGATCATGGCCGAGATTGCGGTGGCGCATGCCGCCGGGCAGGATGTGGCGCGGCTGCATTCGGGGGACCTGTCGGTCTGGTCGGCGATGGGGGAACAGCTTCGGCGGTTGCGTGACCTTGGCATTCCTTATGATGTGACCCCGGGGGTGCCGTCCTTTGCGGCGGCGGCGGCGGCACTTGGGGTGGAGTTGACGCTGCCCGGCCTAGCGCAGTCGGTGGTGCTGACCCGCGTCGAGGGGCGGGCGACCCAGATGCCGGAGCGCGAGACCTTGGCGGCTTTTGGCGCGACGGGGGCGACGCTGGCGCTGCACCTGTCGGTGCATCTGATCGACAAGCTGGTGGCGGAGCTTGTGCCCCACTACGGAGCCGACTGCCCGGTGGCGGTGGTCTGGCGGGCAAGTTGGCCGGATCAGCGGGTGATCCGGGCGACACTGGCCACGCTGCAGGGCGCGGTGCCGGAGGAAGTGGAGCGGACGGCGCTGATCCTGATCGGCCCGGCACTGGCGCAGGAGGGGTTTGAGGAGAGCCGGCTTTACGCGGGCGACTATGACCGCCGCTATCGGCCGGTCGGCACGCATCCGCGCTTTCCGGGGACGGGGTCATGA
- a CDS encoding cobyrinate a,c-diamide synthase, translated as MSLAALPPGLVISAPASGTGKTTVMLGLLAALRDRGLVVQPFKNGPDYIDPAFHRAASGRWSYNLDSWAMPGAMLDGLLAQAVGADLILAEGSMGLFDGVAAPGGCGNGATADLAVRMGWPVVVVIDASGQAQTAAAVALGLARFRPGVQVAGVILNRIASPRHEALVRKGMEEAGLTVLGVLPKRAAIAMPERHLGLVQAEEQPALQALITEAAALMREGVDLDALIAAAATTTQAAPAARITPPGQRIALARDAAFSFVYPHLLHGWRAAGAEVLPFSPLADQGPDPSADVCWLPGGYPELHAGALAAAEGFRAGLQAFAETKPVHGECGGYMAMGEALVDKDGTRHRMAGLLGLVTSYANRKMHLGYRRALLAAKIPGQAAGAALSGHEFHYSTILDQPDAPLAQVTDATGAVVPETGSYRLQSGGGLSTGTYFHLIAGLR; from the coding sequence ATGAGTTTGGCGGCACTTCCCCCGGGACTGGTCATTTCGGCTCCTGCGTCTGGCACCGGCAAGACCACGGTCATGCTGGGCCTTCTGGCGGCGCTGCGGGACCGGGGGTTGGTAGTGCAGCCTTTCAAGAATGGGCCCGACTACATTGATCCGGCGTTTCATCGGGCGGCGTCGGGGCGCTGGTCGTACAATCTGGACAGCTGGGCGATGCCGGGGGCGATGCTGGACGGGCTTCTGGCTCAGGCGGTGGGGGCCGATCTGATCCTTGCGGAAGGGTCGATGGGTTTGTTTGACGGGGTGGCCGCGCCCGGTGGCTGCGGGAATGGCGCGACGGCGGATCTCGCGGTGCGGATGGGCTGGCCGGTGGTCGTGGTGATCGACGCAAGCGGTCAGGCGCAGACCGCGGCGGCGGTGGCGCTGGGGCTCGCGCGGTTCCGGCCGGGGGTGCAGGTGGCCGGGGTGATCCTGAACCGGATCGCCAGCCCACGGCACGAGGCGCTGGTGCGCAAGGGAATGGAGGAAGCAGGGTTGACCGTCCTTGGCGTCCTGCCCAAGCGCGCGGCGATTGCGATGCCCGAGCGGCATCTGGGTCTGGTGCAGGCCGAAGAGCAGCCCGCCCTGCAGGCCCTGATCACCGAGGCCGCCGCTTTGATGCGCGAAGGGGTGGATCTGGACGCCCTGATTGCCGCCGCCGCGACCACGACGCAGGCAGCCCCTGCGGCAAGGATCACCCCACCCGGCCAGCGGATCGCCCTGGCGCGGGATGCCGCGTTCAGCTTTGTCTATCCGCATCTTTTGCACGGCTGGCGCGCGGCGGGGGCAGAAGTGCTGCCGTTCTCGCCCCTCGCCGATCAGGGGCCGGACCCCAGCGCCGATGTCTGCTGGCTGCCGGGCGGGTATCCGGAACTGCACGCGGGCGCTTTGGCTGCGGCTGAGGGGTTTCGCGCCGGGCTGCAGGCCTTTGCCGAGACGAAGCCCGTGCATGGCGAATGCGGTGGGTATATGGCGATGGGCGAAGCGCTGGTGGACAAGGACGGCACACGCCACCGGATGGCGGGGCTGCTGGGGTTGGTCACCAGTTATGCCAACCGGAAGATGCATCTGGGCTACCGCCGGGCCCTGCTGGCAGCGAAGATCCCCGGGCAGGCGGCGGGGGCGGCGCTTTCGGGGCATGAGTTTCACTACTCCACCATCCTTGACCAGCCCGATGCCCCCCTTGCGCAAGTGACCGATGCCACCGGGGCCGTCGTGCCTGAAACCGGGTCCTATCGACTCCAGTCAGGGGGCGGGCTATCGACCGGCACCTATTTCCACCTGATTGCAGGCTTGCGATGA
- the cobA gene encoding uroporphyrinogen-III C-methyltransferase — translation MTGFVTFVSAGPGDPDLLTVRAVKALQAADAILFDDLSSGPILALARPGADLVGVGKRAGRASPKQDHVSRLLVDYALTGAKVVRLKSGDSGIFGRLEEELTALHAAGIGCEIVPGVTSASAAAAAAGIPLTRRGHAQRVQFITAADTSGNLPPGLNLPALADPGATTVVFMGKRTFPALAAALIAHGLSPDTPALLAEAVSTPDQRLHRSTVSALAETLAQDRSPLPGLIIYGALADGVAD, via the coding sequence ATGACCGGCTTCGTCACCTTTGTTTCTGCCGGGCCCGGCGACCCTGACCTTCTGACCGTGCGCGCCGTCAAGGCGCTGCAGGCGGCGGATGCGATCCTGTTCGATGACCTGTCGTCCGGTCCCATCCTTGCGCTGGCAAGGCCGGGGGCCGACCTTGTGGGGGTGGGCAAGCGCGCTGGTCGCGCCTCGCCAAAGCAGGATCATGTCAGCCGACTGCTGGTGGACTATGCCTTGACCGGAGCAAAGGTCGTGCGGTTGAAGTCGGGGGACAGCGGCATCTTCGGGCGGCTGGAGGAGGAGCTGACAGCCCTTCACGCCGCCGGGATCGGGTGCGAGATCGTGCCCGGCGTCACCTCGGCCTCGGCCGCCGCCGCTGCGGCGGGCATCCCGCTGACGCGGCGCGGCCATGCGCAACGAGTGCAGTTCATCACTGCCGCCGATACCAGCGGCAACCTGCCGCCGGGGCTGAACCTGCCCGCGCTCGCCGACCCCGGGGCCACCACCGTGGTCTTCATGGGCAAGCGCACGTTCCCCGCCCTCGCCGCCGCGCTGATCGCCCACGGCCTGTCGCCCGACACGCCCGCGCTTCTGGCCGAGGCGGTGTCCACCCCCGACCAGCGCCTGCACCGGTCAACCGTTTCGGCCCTTGCCGAAACCCTTGCGCAGGACCGCAGCCCCCTTCCCGGGCTGATCATCTACGGCGCTTTGGCAGACGGTGTCGCAGACTGA
- a CDS encoding energy-coupling factor ABC transporter permease, with amino-acid sequence MHIEPGLVDGAKIALSYATAAAAGSTALYHIAKATRQSGIASVAARAVIATIGVFIFFEVMPHFAIGISEVHFILGSTLFLILGAGPAAIGLAAGLLIQGLFFAPFDLPQYGMNLTTLLVPLFALHALAKRIIAPGTAYVDLKYSQVLALSTVYQGGVVAWVAFWAVYGAGFGAENLAAIGTFGVAYMAVVLIEPLADLAVLGLAKAIKGQGSSLVTPRLYAA; translated from the coding sequence ATGCATATTGAACCGGGCCTCGTTGACGGGGCAAAGATCGCGCTCAGCTATGCCACTGCCGCTGCGGCAGGGAGCACAGCCCTTTATCATATCGCCAAGGCGACCCGGCAAAGCGGCATCGCTTCGGTCGCGGCGCGGGCGGTCATCGCCACCATCGGCGTCTTCATCTTCTTCGAGGTGATGCCGCATTTCGCCATCGGCATCAGCGAGGTGCACTTCATCCTTGGCTCCACCCTGTTCCTGATCCTTGGGGCGGGGCCTGCGGCGATCGGGCTGGCGGCGGGATTGTTGATCCAGGGGCTGTTCTTCGCGCCCTTCGATCTGCCGCAATACGGGATGAACCTGACCACGCTGCTGGTTCCGCTGTTCGCGCTCCACGCACTGGCCAAGCGGATCATCGCGCCGGGCACGGCCTATGTGGACCTGAAATACAGTCAGGTGCTGGCGCTATCGACGGTCTATCAGGGCGGCGTCGTGGCCTGGGTTGCCTTCTGGGCGGTCTATGGCGCGGGCTTCGGGGCGGAAAACCTTGCCGCCATCGGCACCTTCGGGGTGGCCTATATGGCCGTCGTCCTGATCGAGCCTTTGGCCGATCTGGCCGTTCTTGGTCTGGCCAAGGCGATCAAGGGTCAGGGCTCGTCCCTCGTCACCCCGCGCCTTTACGCGGCCTGA
- the cobF gene encoding precorrin-6A synthase (deacetylating) has product MITLFLIGIGTGNPDHLTAQAVQALNGADLILIPKKGAAKSDLAEVRELILSRVLTAPVPVATYDVPTRADQTDYLGAVNDWHDAIARVWKDAITPRLPSGGTVALMVWGDPSLYDSTLRIAARLPGVSVKVIPGITSLQVLTAAHAIPLNTLAAPVTITTGRQLRDHGWPEGTTSLAVMLDKGGAFTAIDPANTTIWWGAYVGMPEETLIHGPLAQVSDEILATRARLRAEHGWIMDIYLLRRGGDV; this is encoded by the coding sequence ATGATCACGCTTTTCCTTATCGGTATCGGCACGGGCAACCCCGACCACCTGACCGCGCAGGCGGTTCAGGCGCTGAACGGGGCTGACTTGATCCTGATCCCGAAGAAGGGTGCCGCGAAGTCTGACCTTGCCGAGGTGCGGGAACTGATCCTGTCGCGCGTCCTGACCGCGCCCGTCCCGGTCGCGACCTATGATGTGCCGACCCGCGCCGACCAGACCGACTATCTTGGCGCGGTGAATGACTGGCACGATGCAATCGCGCGGGTCTGGAAGGACGCCATCACCCCCCGCCTGCCAAGCGGAGGCACCGTCGCGCTGATGGTCTGGGGCGACCCCTCGCTTTACGACAGCACCCTGCGCATCGCCGCCCGTCTGCCGGGCGTATCGGTCAAGGTGATCCCCGGCATTACCAGCCTGCAGGTCCTGACGGCGGCCCATGCGATCCCGCTCAACACCCTCGCCGCGCCGGTCACCATCACCACCGGCCGCCAGTTGCGTGACCATGGTTGGCCGGAGGGCACCACCAGCCTCGCGGTCATGCTGGACAAGGGCGGGGCTTTCACCGCCATCGACCCCGCCAACACCACCATCTGGTGGGGCGCCTATGTCGGAATGCCCGAGGAAACGCTGATCCACGGCCCCCTTGCGCAGGTCAGCGACGAAATCCTTGCCACCCGCGCACGCCTGAGGGCAGAGCATGGCTGGATCATGGACATCTACCTGCTGCGGCGGGGCGGGGATGTCTGA
- a CDS encoding phosphotransferase enzyme family protein, which translates to MSDTLVRALPLYGLPADTPLTLLNRSENETWRAGDLILRLHRQGYHTKPEIASELAWLTALQDLPGLRAVRPVAGAQGLVTEVQGRFIVGFAPIDGQELQPGDDLAQWFAPLGEITARLHLQSRGWTRPTGFARKRWDVQTILGPQPHWGHWLQAPGLDVAGKALLTRATDTLADQLHAYGTGPETFGLIHADLRLANLMVDTQGLTAIDFDDCGFGWWVYDLASALSFIETDPRLPDLIARWCDGYTRIARLRPEDCAMIPAMIFLRRVLLTAWLATRADSDTAQSLGGAAYTQGTLALAEGFLTDGLQHFRP; encoded by the coding sequence ATGTCTGACACCCTTGTTCGCGCCTTGCCGCTGTACGGCTTGCCCGCAGATACGCCCCTGACCCTTCTCAACCGCTCCGAGAATGAGACCTGGCGCGCCGGTGACCTGATCCTGCGCCTTCACCGCCAAGGCTATCACACGAAACCCGAGATCGCCTCCGAACTCGCCTGGCTGACGGCGTTGCAGGATTTGCCCGGCCTGCGCGCCGTGCGGCCGGTTGCGGGCGCGCAGGGGCTGGTGACCGAAGTGCAGGGCCGCTTCATCGTCGGCTTCGCACCGATCGACGGGCAGGAACTGCAGCCCGGCGACGATCTGGCGCAATGGTTTGCCCCTTTGGGCGAGATCACCGCGCGGCTGCACCTGCAGTCGCGGGGCTGGACGCGGCCCACGGGCTTTGCCCGCAAGCGCTGGGACGTCCAGACGATCCTTGGCCCCCAGCCGCATTGGGGCCACTGGCTGCAGGCGCCGGGGCTGGATGTGGCGGGCAAGGCCCTTCTGACCCGCGCGACCGATACCCTTGCCGACCAACTGCACGCCTATGGCACCGGACCAGAGACCTTTGGCCTGATCCACGCCGACCTGAGGCTGGCCAACCTGATGGTGGACACCCAAGGCCTGACCGCCATCGACTTTGACGATTGCGGCTTTGGCTGGTGGGTCTACGACCTTGCCTCGGCCCTGTCCTTCATCGAAACCGACCCTCGCCTGCCCGACCTGATCGCCCGCTGGTGCGACGGCTATACCCGCATCGCCCGCCTGCGCCCCGAAGACTGCGCGATGATCCCGGCGATGATCTTCCTGCGCCGCGTGCTTCTGACCGCCTGGCTTGCCACCCGCGCCGATAGCGACACCGCCCAATCCTTGGGCGGGGCCGCCTATACCCAAGGCACCCTGGCCCTTGCCGAAGGCTTCCTGACCGACGGCCTGCAGCATTTTCGCCCCTGA
- a CDS encoding NAD(P)H-dependent oxidoreductase has translation MAALLTFPRRYPRAFRAAIVRPGNDSTVIPMRALVVYCHPRPDSFNAAVRDLVQRKLHAAGAEVRVADLYASGFQPVLTGPEWQGYLDCPKNTACVAQEVDDVRWCDTLIFVYPTWWYGLPAILKGWLDRVLLPNVAFHMPDAQNRTIRPGLRHISRLGIFTTCGASWLMTQIVGAPGKRTLSRGVGLLCKPGKRTAFAAHYLMDSSTPESRARHLARVARQMDKLIGQRVPVPLPEPTTGAVAAE, from the coding sequence GTGGCCGCGCTGTTAACCTTTCCTCGGCGCTACCCACGCGCCTTCCGGGCGGCTATCGTGCGGCCCGGCAACGACAGCACGGTCATTCCCATGCGCGCCCTTGTCGTCTACTGCCACCCCCGCCCTGACAGCTTCAACGCCGCCGTTCGTGACCTTGTCCAGCGGAAACTCCACGCCGCCGGGGCCGAGGTTCGGGTCGCCGACCTTTACGCCTCTGGCTTCCAGCCCGTGCTGACCGGGCCAGAGTGGCAGGGCTACCTCGACTGCCCGAAGAACACCGCCTGTGTCGCGCAAGAGGTTGATGATGTCCGCTGGTGCGACACGCTGATCTTCGTCTACCCGACATGGTGGTATGGGCTGCCCGCCATCCTGAAGGGCTGGCTGGACCGGGTGCTTTTGCCCAACGTGGCCTTCCACATGCCGGATGCGCAGAACAGGACCATCCGCCCCGGCCTGCGCCACATCTCGCGGTTGGGGATTTTCACCACCTGCGGGGCAAGCTGGCTGATGACGCAGATCGTCGGCGCCCCCGGCAAGCGCACTTTGTCGCGCGGCGTGGGCCTTTTGTGCAAGCCCGGCAAGCGCACGGCCTTTGCGGCGCATTACCTGATGGACAGCTCCACCCCCGAAAGTCGCGCGCGGCATCTGGCCCGGGTCGCCCGCCAGATGGATAAGCTGATTGGCCAGCGCGTTCCGGTTCCCTTGCCCGAACCCACGACCGGGGCGGTCGCGGCCGAATAG
- a CDS encoding DMT family transporter — protein sequence MREAERGHLAMLAFSALVAGSFSLGALAAPHVDPGALSALRFLLAGALVGIAAHVTTGLPRSAWVAPWRYLVLGSLLAAYFVLMFEGLKTAQPVSAAAVFTLTPVMAAGFGWLLLRQRLTGRMALALVIGAVGALWVIFRADLAALLALKIGPGEVTYFWGCVAHAAYAPMVRRLNRGEPAVVFTFGMMMAGTLVLTLWSWPAIVATDWLALPGIVWVTLVYVAVAASAMTFVLLQYASLRLPAAKVMAYTYLVPAWVILWEMAMHGDTPPALVLAGVAMTGLALWLLLKD from the coding sequence TTGCGCGAGGCCGAGCGCGGGCATCTGGCGATGCTGGCGTTTTCGGCGCTGGTGGCGGGGTCATTCTCGCTGGGGGCGCTTGCTGCACCGCATGTGGACCCGGGCGCGCTGTCGGCGCTGCGGTTCCTGCTGGCGGGGGCGCTGGTCGGGATCGCGGCCCATGTGACCACCGGGCTGCCGCGGTCGGCCTGGGTGGCACCCTGGCGCTATCTTGTGCTGGGGTCGCTGCTGGCGGCCTATTTCGTGCTGATGTTTGAAGGGTTGAAGACGGCCCAGCCCGTCTCGGCGGCGGCGGTCTTTACCCTGACGCCGGTGATGGCGGCGGGGTTTGGCTGGCTTTTGCTGCGCCAACGGCTGACCGGTCGGATGGCCCTGGCGCTCGTCATCGGCGCGGTGGGGGCGCTGTGGGTGATCTTCCGGGCTGACCTTGCCGCCCTTCTGGCGCTGAAGATCGGACCGGGTGAGGTGACCTATTTCTGGGGCTGTGTGGCCCATGCCGCCTATGCCCCCATGGTCCGCCGCCTGAACCGGGGCGAGCCTGCGGTGGTCTTCACCTTCGGGATGATGATGGCCGGCACTCTGGTGCTGACCCTATGGTCATGGCCTGCGATCGTGGCAACCGACTGGCTGGCCCTGCCCGGAATCGTCTGGGTGACGCTGGTCTATGTGGCGGTCGCGGCCAGTGCGATGACCTTTGTCCTGCTGCAATACGCCTCGCTGCGGCTGCCTGCGGCCAAGGTGATGGCCTATACCTATCTGGTGCCCGCCTGGGTCATCCTGTGGGAGATGGCGATGCATGGCGATACGCCGCCAGCGTTGGTGCTGGCAGGCGTGGCGATGACGGGGCTGGCCCTTTGGTTGCTGTTGAAGGACTGA
- a CDS encoding LysR family transcriptional regulator, giving the protein MENWDEIRTAYQVARLGTVSGAAEVLGVHHATVIRHIDALEKRLGAKLFQRHARGYTPTEAGRDLLVVAQTTEEQFAHLSSRIKGQGETVSGELVVTSIAGVADLLTPVMVSFQAKWPDVRVRFLTDMRVFRLDYGEAHVAIRAGTGEEEPDNVVQPLARIKSGLFAAQSYVDRFGKPASEAEFPGHRFVCSDNEATRAPFYRWLRATVKPDQIAYAATEPAALEEAVRQGAGIGFISAFRAAAEPGLVEILPPRPEWEAPLRIVTHVDLHRTRKVQAFLGHLKDAAKEWPFCG; this is encoded by the coding sequence ATGGAAAACTGGGACGAAATCCGGACCGCGTATCAGGTCGCCCGTCTTGGCACAGTCTCGGGCGCGGCTGAAGTGCTTGGGGTCCACCATGCCACCGTGATCCGCCATATTGACGCGCTGGAGAAGCGGCTGGGGGCCAAGCTGTTCCAGCGCCATGCACGCGGCTACACGCCGACCGAGGCCGGGCGTGACCTGCTGGTTGTGGCCCAGACGACCGAGGAACAGTTCGCCCACCTGTCCAGCCGGATCAAGGGCCAGGGCGAGACGGTCTCGGGCGAGCTGGTGGTGACCTCGATCGCGGGCGTGGCGGACCTACTGACGCCCGTCATGGTCAGCTTTCAGGCGAAATGGCCCGATGTGCGGGTGCGGTTCCTGACCGACATGCGGGTGTTCCGGCTGGACTATGGCGAAGCGCATGTGGCGATCCGGGCCGGGACCGGGGAAGAAGAACCGGACAATGTGGTGCAGCCCCTTGCGCGGATAAAGTCGGGGCTTTTCGCGGCACAGTCCTATGTCGACCGTTTTGGCAAGCCCGCGTCCGAGGCTGAATTTCCCGGCCACCGCTTTGTCTGCAGCGATAACGAGGCGACGCGGGCCCCTTTCTACCGCTGGCTGCGGGCAACAGTTAAGCCGGACCAGATCGCCTATGCCGCGACCGAGCCCGCCGCCTTGGAAGAGGCGGTCCGTCAGGGTGCGGGGATCGGCTTTATCTCGGCCTTCCGCGCGGCTGCCGAACCTGGATTGGTCGAAATTCTGCCGCCACGGCCAGAATGGGAAGCGCCGCTGCGCATTGTCACTCATGTCGATCTGCATCGGACACGGAAAGTGCAGGCCTTTCTTGGGCATCTGAAGGACGCCGCGAAAGAGTGGCCGTTCTGCGGCTGA
- a CDS encoding RidA family protein, whose amino-acid sequence MTDILHLPMGLMWNMPIPVACSLAVAAHGVAISCGQCPLDSDGRVLAPDDAGAQAALVAQMVAGVLSHLPGGHHAALLVVYTDAEDTSAVLAPLAKAFPMAELAVVPLPYFYYPGMRIEVDLYATTVAPTRSQVANGPARLTRVNAGPLEFLHLSAPDMASAMPLLDRVDPTRLLAAHWFAQEPPPAALCLAPAARVLPPPGAGVTAILTLAPTPVRAATTPGGAILRHAGPFAWIAAEGRSPDLAQSAHLAMDALALPDIPGLTPLKATTHYVGGPNADDLHANLAVRHARFPMPGPASTGVPVAGLAAATLAIDMLAIIDSPAD is encoded by the coding sequence ATGACGGACATCCTGCACCTGCCGATGGGGTTGATGTGGAACATGCCGATTCCCGTGGCCTGCTCGCTGGCCGTCGCCGCGCACGGGGTGGCAATCAGTTGCGGGCAATGCCCGCTGGACAGTGATGGCCGGGTTCTGGCTCCGGACGATGCGGGGGCGCAAGCCGCACTGGTGGCGCAGATGGTGGCGGGGGTGCTGTCGCATCTGCCCGGCGGCCATCACGCCGCACTTCTGGTTGTCTACACTGATGCCGAGGATACAAGTGCCGTGCTGGCCCCACTGGCAAAGGCCTTTCCGATGGCCGAACTCGCCGTGGTTCCGCTGCCGTATTTCTACTATCCCGGCATGCGGATCGAGGTTGACCTTTACGCGACCACCGTAGCGCCAACCCGCAGCCAAGTTGCCAACGGTCCCGCGCGCCTGACGCGGGTCAACGCCGGGCCGCTGGAGTTTCTGCACCTGTCCGCGCCGGACATGGCATCTGCCATGCCGCTGCTGGACAGGGTCGACCCAACCCGGCTGCTCGCCGCCCACTGGTTCGCGCAGGAACCGCCGCCCGCCGCCTTGTGCCTCGCCCCAGCCGCGCGCGTGCTGCCACCGCCCGGCGCAGGCGTCACGGCCATCCTGACGCTGGCCCCGACGCCTGTCCGCGCGGCAACCACCCCCGGTGGGGCGATTCTGCGCCACGCCGGCCCCTTCGCCTGGATCGCGGCCGAGGGCAGGTCGCCAGACCTTGCCCAATCAGCGCATCTGGCGATGGATGCCCTTGCGCTGCCGGACATTCCGGGACTTACCCCGCTCAAGGCGACCACGCATTATGTGGGTGGGCCGAACGCCGACGACCTGCACGCCAACCTTGCCGTGCGCCACGCCCGCTTTCCCATGCCCGGCCCCGCCTCGACCGGGGTTCCCGTGGCGGGGCTTGCAGCGGCCACGCTGGCCATCGACATGCTGGCCATCATTGACTCACCTGCCGATTAG